A genomic stretch from Silurus meridionalis isolate SWU-2019-XX chromosome 1, ASM1480568v1, whole genome shotgun sequence includes:
- the arpc4 gene encoding actin-related protein 2/3 complex subunit 4, producing MTATLRPYLNAVRATLQAALCLENFSSQVVERHNKPEVEVRSSKELLLQPVVISRNDKEKVLIEGSINSVRVSIAVKQADEIEKILCHKFMRFMMMRAENFFILRRKAVEGYDISFLITNFHTEQMYKHKLVDFVIHFMEEIDKEISEMKLSVNARARIVAEEFLKNF from the exons ATG ACAGCGACACTGCGTCCGTACCTTAATGCAGTACGAGCAACACTACAGGCAGCTCTCTGCCTGGAAAACTTCTCCTCCCAGGTGGTTGAGCGCCATAACAAACCTGAGGTTGAAGTCCG GAGCAGTAAGGAATTGTTGCTTCAGCCGGTTGTAATTAGCAGAAATGACAAAGAGAAGGTCCTTATAGAAGGTTCAATCAACTCTGTTCGTGTCAGCATTGCAGTAAAGCag GCTGATGAAATCGAGAAGATTCTCTGCCACAAGTTTATGCGCTTTATGATGATGAGAGCTGAGAACTTTTTCATTCTGAGGAGAAAAGCAGTGGAG GGCTATGATATCAGTTTCCTCATCACTAACTTTCACACAGAGCAGATGTATAAGCACAAGTTGGTGGATTTTGTCATCCATTTTATGGAGGAAATTGATAAGGAAATCAGCGAGATGAAGCTGTCAGTCAATGCAAGGGCACGAATAGTTGCTGAAGAATTCCTCAAAAAT TTTTAA
- the LOC124387061 gene encoding histone H1.10 produces the protein MSTQAEEPAPEAAPEAQAKPAAKKNKPASKAKPASTEKPKKKKKGKGPGKYSQLVIDAIKTLGERNGSSLFKIYNEAKKVSWFDQQHGRVYLRYSIRALLQNDTLVQVKGLGANGSFKLNKKKFTSSTKKSAETKKSTETKKSTETKKSAEKKSAKKPAKKAAEKKKSVSGVKKTVSGVKKVTPAAKKTSKPKKAAKTSAAPTKKPSKPKKAKQTKKTAKKP, from the coding sequence ATGTCTACCCAGGCTGAGGAGCCTGCTCCAGAAGCTGCACCCGAAGCACAAGCAAAACCGGCGGCCAAAAAGAATAAACCCGCCAGTAAAGCGAAACCTGCATCTACAGAGAAAccgaagaaaaagaagaagggcAAAGGACCCGGAAAGTACAGCCAGCTGGTGATCGATGCTATCAAAACCCTGGGTGAGAGAAACGGCTCGTCTCTTTTTAAGATCTACAACGAGGCGAAGAAGGTGAGCTGGTTCGATCAGCAGCACGGGCGCGTTTACCTGCGTTACTCCATCCGGGCGCTGCTGCAGAATGACACCCTGGTGCAGGTGAAGGGGCTCGGCGCTAACGGCTCCTTCAAACTCAACAAGAAGAAATTCACCTCCAGCACCAAGAAGAGCGCTGAAACCAAGAAGAGCACTGAAACCAAGAAGAGCACTGAAACCAAGAAGAGCGCTGAGAAGAAGTCTGCTAAAAAGCCAGCCAAGAAAGCcgctgaaaagaaaaagagcgtCAGCGGGGTGAAGAAGACCGTCAGCGGGGTGAAGAAGGTGACTCCAGCTGCCAAGAAAACCAGCAAGCCGAAAAAAGCGGCTAAAACCTCAGCGGCTCCTACCAAGAAGCCGAGCAAGCCCAAGAAAGCCAAACAGACCAAAAAGACTGCTAAGAAGCCTTGA